The proteins below come from a single Necator americanus strain Aroian chromosome V, whole genome shotgun sequence genomic window:
- a CDS encoding hypothetical protein (NECATOR_CHRV.G20132.T1), with product MVLRPSSSSWSIAPETIMSHHYRLTRGVKGRVDTSPPFSMYNSPISVHYVPKRASSADAAKRRQPKLPRPHKELSEFVGVPYGRTVPPLQLPLSGTDVKSKILQSKDYQPPLHRNRQNSRPPLPPIERDPVKTRNKRVDKQKEKNNFCFDLFKDAVYTYVIDREVFTDGVIAEAVDIEMEKWSDRISWNDLEQLRAEIFDELGVRSSHFTSKQTSLAKKELKKKQRSSTSTGSRSSTPTSSGSSLSELKSNRERISELESESNSTSEESSGTSSRPQSKSNSSSSGSDTSKT from the exons atggTGTTACGGCCATCCAGTTCAAGCTGGAGTATCGCTCCAGAGACGATAATGAGCCACCATTACCGGTTAACACGAGGAGTTAAAGGAAGAGTCGACACCAGCCCGCCATTTTCTATGTACAATAGTCCAATAA GCGTACATTATGTTCCTAAAAGAGCGTCTTCTGCTGACGCAGCGAAACGACGACAACCTAAG CTGCCACGCCCACACAAGGAACTTTCGGAATTCGTGGGTGTTCCTTACGGTCGAACAGTTCCACCTCTACAGTTGCCATTGAGCGGAACTGATGTGAAGTCAAAGATACTGCAGTCCAAAGATTATCAGCCACCTCTGCACAGAAACCGACAA AATTCGAGACCACCATTGCCTCCCATTGAGCGGGATCCAGTAAAGACTCGAAATAAGCGGGTGGataagcagaaagaaaagaacaatttctGTTTCGATCTCTTCAAGGATGCTGTTTATACTTACGTCATCGATCGCGAAGTTTTTACTGATGG AGTAATTGCTGAAGCGGTCGATATTGAGATGGAAAAATGGAGCGATCGAATTTCCTGG AACGACCTTGAACAGCTCCGCGCGGAAATCTTTGATGAACTAGGTGTACGATCATCGCATTTcacttcaaaacaaacaagcCTTgctaaaaaagaactaaaaaagaaacagag GTCATCCACGAGCACTGGAAGCAGATCAAGCACTCCGACGTCTTCTGGTTCATCGCTGTCGGAGTTGAAATCTAATAGAGAGAG GATCTCTGAATTAGAATCTGAGTCGAATTCCACATCTGAAGAATCATCGGGGACGTCTTCTAGACCTCAAAGCAAAAGCAATAGTAGCAGTAGTGGCAGCGATACAAGTAAAACATGA
- a CDS encoding hypothetical protein (NECATOR_CHRV.G20131.T1) — translation MEEAVGTEVRPSQTAAIGCASKGSNTLLTATLHRSASREAAYAIAYVLHVVLALVGSKRHEARTVAQAAVLASGAVETAVGIEVGPWRTAEVVGGSEDPYTIPSAALHLSASSAAACANVHASCRFDPTILYVYNYG, via the coding sequence ATGGAGgaagcagttggaaccgaggtgagaccatcgcaaactgcagcgataggttgtgccagcaagggttccaatacgctcctaactgctacgctccaccgaagcgcctcgagagaagccgcgtacgcaattgcgtatgtgcttcatgtcgttttggcactagttgggtcaaaacgacatgaagcacggaccgttgcgcaagcggccgtcCTCgcaagcggtgcggtggagacagcggttggaatcgaggtaggaccatggcgaactgcagaggtggttggcggcagcgaggatccttacacgatcccaagcgctgcgctccacctctccgcctcgagcgcagccgcttgcgcaaatgtccatgcttcatgtcgctttgacccgactatactgtACGTATACAATTACGGCTGA